A section of the Telopea speciosissima isolate NSW1024214 ecotype Mountain lineage chromosome 3, Tspe_v1, whole genome shotgun sequence genome encodes:
- the LOC122655685 gene encoding ABC transporter C family member 3-like — translation MGPFLITNFVNFLSQKCDDSGHGYGLCLALIFFFAKTVESLLQRQWYFGANRIGIQVRAALVVLIYRKSLLIKRVGQSNGKVVNLINVDAERIGDFFWYIHGIWLLPVQVFLALVILYRNLGMVPAIAGLLTTILVMVSNTPLANLQEKLHSNIMEAKDSRIKFTSEILKSMKVLKMHFWETSYLRKLMKLRESERSWLKRYLYICSVVAFLFWASPTLVSVSTFGACMLVEAPLTSGTVLSALATFRILQEPIYNLPELISMIAQTKVSIDRIQNFIREEDQKTLECCSTPKESDAAIEIETGEYTWETGDTVSTKPTIKISQRMKIMKGDKVAVCGSVGSGKSSLLSSILGEIPRITGEGIQVHGSMAYVPQSAWIQTGTIRENVLFGKEMERSFYENVVEGCALNRDIKMWSDGDLCMVGERGVNLSGGQKQRIQLARALYSDSDIYLLDDPFSAVDAHTGAHLFKECLMRILSRKTVIYITHQLEFLHASDLVLVMKDGKIVQSGKYEDLIADPDGELVKQMAAHSRSVSQVTSPQAQSFLTCKSHDRNQMEVIEETRDESNSNRKLSNEVSDVETESGRVKWNVYLTFVTCAYKGALVPVIIFCQVLFQGLQIGSNYWIAWATEARVSNKKLIGVYILMSGGSSLFILVSGKIKIGINGFGRIGRLVARVALQRDDIELVAVNDPFVTTDYMTYMFKYDSVHGQWNHHDIKVKDSKTLLFGEKPVTVFGVRNPEEIPWGESGAEFVVESTGVFTDKDKAAAHLKGGAKKVIISAPSKDAPMFVVGVNENEYKSDIDIVSNAGCTTNCLAPLAKVINDRFGIVEGLMTVVHSITATQKTVDGPSSKDWRRGRAASFNIIPSSTGAAKAVGKVLPQLNGKLTGMAFRVPIVDVSVVDLTVRLEKGASYEKIKAAIKEESEGKLKGILGYTEDDVVSTDFIGDSR, via the exons ATGGGTCCCTTCCTCATCACGAACTTCGTTAATTTTTTATCGCAAAAATGTGATGATTCTGGTCATGGGTATGGACTATGTCTTgcattaattttcttctttgcaAAGACAGTAGAATCTCTGTTACAAAGACAATGGTACTTCGGTGCTAACCGGATCGGTATTCAAGTCCGAGCAGCTCTTGTGGTATTAATCTACAGGAAATCTCTTTTAATCAAGCGTGTTGGGCAAAGCAATGGCAAAGTTGTAAACCTCATCAATGTGGATGCTGAGAGGATTGGGGACTTCTTCTGGTACATTCATGGGATCTGGTTGCTCCCTGTCCAGGTCTTTCTAGCACTAGTCATTCTCTATAGGAACCTGGGCATGGTTCCGGCCATTGCAGGACTCCTCACCACAATTTTGGTGATGGTTAGCAACACCCCATTAGCTAATTTGCAAGAAAAGCTCCATTCCAACATCATGGAAGCAAAGGACTCGAGAATCAAATTTACCTCAGAGATTTTGAAAAGCATGAAGGTATTGAAGATGCATTTTTGGGAAACCTCCTATTTGAGAAAGCTCATGAAACTTAGAGAAAGTGAGAGAAGTTGGTTGAAGCGATATCTGTATATATGCTCGGTTGTTGCCTTTCTCTTCTGGGCTTCACCAACCTTAGTCTCAGTCAGCACCTTTGGTGCTTGCATGCTGGTGGAAGCTCCATTAACATCAGGTACTGTCCTCTCAGCTCTAGCCACTTTTCGAATTCTGCAAGAACCCATCTACAATCTCCCAGAGCTAATCTCAATGATTGCTCAAACAAAGGTCTCAATTGATCGGATCCAAAATTTCATCAGAGAAGAAGATCAAAAGACGCTGGAATGCTGTTCTACTCCAAAAGAAAGTGATGCTGCAATCGAGATTGAGACAGGGGAGTACACTTGGGAAACTGGTGACACAGTTTCGACAAAGCcaacaatcaaaatttcccaGAGGATGAAAATCATGAAAGGTGATAAGGTTGCTGTTTGTGGTTCTGTAGGTTCAGGGAAATCAAGCCTATTGTCTAGTATACTAGGAGAGATTCCAAGGATTACAGGGGAGGGAATCCAGGTGCACGGATCAATGGCTTATGTCCCACAAAGTGCTTGGATTCAGACAGGTACCATTAGAGAGAATGTGTTGTTTGGTAAGGAAATGGAGAGAAGTTTCTATGAGAATGTTGTAGAAGGATGTGCCTTAAATAGAGATATTAAAATGTGGAGTGATGGAGATCTGTGTATGGTAGGAGAAAGGGGAGTGAATCTGAGTGGAGGGCAGAAGCAAAGGATTCAGCTGGCCAGGGCCCTCTACAGTGATTCTGACATTTATTTACTAGATGATCCTTTCAGCGCTGTAGATGCACATACAGGAGCACATCTGTTCAAG GAATGTCTAATGCGAATCCTGTCTCGGAAGACTGTCATTTATATTACCCATCAATTGGAATTCTTGCATGCTTCAGACCTTGTTCTT GtaatgaaagatggaaagatTGTTCAGTCAGGGAAATATGAAGACCTGATTGCAGATCCTGATGGTGAGCTTGTGAAACAAATGGCTGCCCATAGCAGATCAGTAAGCCAAGTTACCTCACCCCAAGCACAGAGCTTCTTAACTTGCAAATCCCATGATAGGAATCAAATGGAAGTCATAGAGGAAACAAGGGATGAGTCCAACAGCAACAGAAAACTTTCAAATGAAGTTTCTGATGTAGAAACAGAATCTGGGCGAGTGAAATGGAATGTTTACCTAACTTTTGTGACTTGTGCATATAAAGGAGCTCTTGTTCCTGTCATAATTTTTTGCCAAGTTTTATTCCAGGGATTACAAATTGGAAGCAATTACTGGATAGCTTGGGCGACTGAAGCCAGGGTGAGTAACAAGAAATTGATAGGGGTGTACATTTTGATGTCTGGTGGCAGTTCTCTGTTCATCTTGG tttctGGCAAGATCAAGATCGGAATCAATG GATTTGGAAGGATCGGTCGTTTGGTTGCCAGAGTCGCTCTTCAGAGGGACGATATTGAGCTCGTAGCTGTTAACGATCCCTTCGTCACGACTGATTACATG ACCTACATGTTCAAATATGATAGTGTCCACGGCCAATGGAACCATCACGACATCAAGGTCAAGGACTCGAAGACCCTTCTCTTTGGTGAGAAGCCAGTGACGGTTTTCGGTGTCAG GAACCCTGAGGAGATCCCCTGGGGTGAGAGTGGTGCTGAGTTTGTCGTTGAGTCAACCGGAGTGTTCACCGACAAGGACAAGGCTGCTGCCCACTTGAAG GGTGGTGCCAAAAAGGTCATCATTTCTGCTCCAAGCAAGGATGCCCCCATGTTTGTTGTGGGAGTCAATGAGAATGAATACAAGTCTGATATCGATATTGTCTCCAATGCTGGCTGCACCACAAACTGTCTTGCTCCCCTTGCCAAG GTTATCAATGACCGATTTGGCATTGTTGAGGGTCTCATGACCGTTGTCCACTCTATCACAG CCACTCAGAAGACTGTTGATGGGCCATCAAGTAAGGactggagaagaggaagagctgCTTCCTTCAACATCATCCCTAGCAGCACTGGAGCTGCCAAG GCTGTTGGAAAGGTTCTGCCACAATTGAACGGGAAATTGACTGGAATGGCCTTCCGTGTTCCCATTGTTGATGTCTCGGTGGTGGATCTCACAGTGAGGCTCGAGAAGGGTGCAAGCTATGAGAAGATCAAAGCTGCCATCAA GGAGGAGTCGGAGGGTAAACTGAAGGGAATCTTAGGATACACCGAAGATGATGTTGTTTCCACTGACTTTATTGGTGATAGCAGGTGA
- the LOC122655688 gene encoding putative ABC transporter C family member 15, producing the protein MISVERILQFANIPSEAPLIIEECRPGPEWPIIGTIKLENLNVRYNPMHPMVLKGVNCIFPGQAKIGVVGRTGSGKSTLIQALFRMVEPSKGRILIDEVNICEIGLQDLRSRLSIIPQDPILFQGTIRANLDPLEEHSESEIWEALRRCHLTETVGQDQRLLDAKVEEDGGNWSLGQRQLFCLARVLLKKRRILVLDEATASVDTATDNVIQKTIREETSNCTVITVAHRIPTVVDNDLVLVLDDGKVVEYDSPAQLLRDNTSAFSKLVTHLKRSSKSDH; encoded by the exons ATGATCTCAGTCGAGAGAATTCTTCAATTCGCTAACATACCAAGTGAAGCTCCACTTATAATTGAAGAATGTAGACCAGGACCTGAATGGCCAATCATTGGCACTATCAAGCTAGAAAACCTCAATGTCCGATACAACCCCATGCACCCCATGGTTCTCAAAGGAGTTAATTGCATTTTCCCTGGTCAGGCAAAGATTGGAGTGGTGGGCAGAACAGGCAGCGGCAAGTCTACTCTCATTCAAGCTCTTTTCAGGATGGTGGAGCCCTCAAAAGGGAGAATTCTGATTGATGAAGTAAATATCTGTGAGATAGGTTTGCAGGATTTGAGATCTAGATTAAGTATAATTCCACAAGACCCAATACTTTTTCAAGGAACTATTAGAGCAAATCTTGATCCCCTAGAAGAGCATTCGGAATCAGAAATATGGGAG GCTCTGCGTAGGTGTCACCTTACTGAGACAGTGGGGCAAGACCAAAGGCTTCTTGATGCAAAAG ttgaagaagatggaggaaacTGGAGTCTAGGACAGAGGCAGCTGTTTTGCCTGGCAAGGGTTTtgttgaagaaaagaaggattCTGGTGCTGGATGAGGCTACAGCATCAGTGGACACTGCCACAGATAATGTGATTCAGAAGACaataagagaagaaacaagCAATTGCACTGTCATCACTGTGGCCCATCGAATTCCAACTGTGGTTGACAATGACCTTGTTCTTGTGCTTGATGATG GCAAAGTTGTAGAATATGACTCCCCAGCTCAGTTGCTTAGAGATAACACTTCAGCATTTTCAAAGTTGGTGACACATTTAAAGAGATCGTCGAAAAGTGATCACTAG